The Apium graveolens cultivar Ventura chromosome 11, ASM990537v1, whole genome shotgun sequence genome has a window encoding:
- the LOC141696532 gene encoding uncharacterized protein LOC141696532 yields MSSLVWSSVSVGQTTDAVGFAIVSEHFVKRRQHLVGPNNSSLKALEILTGWYILVQYPNIDTVREHFFRRGFMEDYTKWIWHGEGIHTSKNETSSKIYESFEDSMPRNEEDDAENDRVEEMIQDVEEILVHQPEVLENLVDDSKKHLYHGCNVQFTRLSITLKLCKLKVKNGWSDKSFTEMLKLLAEMLPVKNELPTSTYEAKKILCPMGMNVKKIHACPNDCVLFRKEHEHLHTCPKCGASRYKRDGNNSSINDKRPPVKLLRYLPIVERFRRLFANSNDAKLVRWHVEGRKSDGMLRHPADSPQWRTIDDKFPEFGGEVRNLRLGLCADGINPYRTLSSTHSTWPVLLTIYNLPPWLCMKRKYIMLTLLIPGPKEAGNNIDVYLQPLIEDLKLLWDQGEKMYDAYSQIYFNFYAMIFCTISDFPGYGNLSGYTIKGAKACPICEDATIDLRLKNCKKIIIGTLLNIPGKTKDGMKARLDLQELGVRAELAPQQSGKRAYLPPVCYTLSRKEKISFCECLSSVKVPSGYSSNPKNLVSMKDLKLLGLKSHDCHVLMQHLLPIAIRGILPRHVRVVIMKLCFFFNAICSKVIDPLTLDKLQSDIIVTLCEFEMYFLHSFFDIMVYLVTHLVREIKICGPLYVRQMYPFERFLCILKAYVRNRRHPEASIVEGYSVEETIEFCTNYLASTDPIGIPRSRHEGRLDGQGTVGHKMITPGAEMLDRAHLFVLQHMTEVNPYLQEHILEIRRKNPSKGGKWVTNEHNRSFVKWFKDRVMSQYSKSPSTVSNTLKWLAYGPNMPLSSFQGYDVNGYSFYTQHQDNKSTVQNSGISVEAFSTKFERGNSIALRDVKKSYYGVIEEIWEIDYKDFKVALFKCKWFDIRRGVRVDESGFTLVDFNRFGYEDDPFILATQVKQVFYIRDPADVRWSIVLQGKRRIIGVDNVEDEEKYNQLDENPPFSIGLQTTSIEDSTDISYARNDHDEGVWIDHQ; encoded by the exons ATGTCGTCGCTAGTTTGGTCTTCTGTGTCGGTTGGTCAAACGACCGATGCTGTTGGGTTTGCTATTGTGTCG GAGCACTTTGTTAAAAGAAGACAACATCTTGTAGGTCCCAATAATTCATCTCTCAAGGCTTTGGAAATTTTAACTGGCTGGTATATCCTTGTTCAG TATCCTAATATTGACACTGTTCGTGAGCATTTTTTTCGCCGTGGTTTCATGGAAGATTATACTAAGTGGATTTGGCATGGGGAGGGAATACACACTAGCAAGAATGAGACTTCTAGCAAAATTTATGAAAGTTTTGAAGACAGTATGCCTCGTAATGAAGAAGATGATGCTGAAAATGATAGGGTTGAAGAGATGATCCAAGATGTTGAAGAAATCCTAGTGCACCAACCAGAAGTTCTGGAGAACTTGGTTGATGATTCTAAAAAACATCTCTATCATGGGTGCAATGTTCAATTTACTAGGTTATCAATAACCTTGAAGTTGTGTAAACTCAAAGTAAAAAATGGTTGGAGTGACAAGAGTTTCACTGAAATGCTCAAACTTTTAGCAGAAATGCTTCCTGTAAAAAATGAGCTTCCCACTTCCACATACGAGGCGAAGAAGATATTGTGTCCAATGGGTATGAATGTAAAGAAGATACATGCTTGTCCAAATGATTGTGTGCTCTTTCGCAAGGAGCATGAACATTTACACACATGTCCAAAGTGTGGAGCCTCCCGATATAAGCGGGATGGAAATAATTCTTCTATTAATGACAAGAGGCCTCCTGTCAAGTTGTTGCGCTACTTACCCATAGTGGAACGATTCAGACGTCTCTTTGCAAATTCCAATGATGCAAAGCTTGTAAGGTGGCACGTGGAAGGGAGAAAATCAGATGGAATGCTCCGACACCCGGCTGACTCTCCGCAATGGAGAACCATTGATGATAAATTCCCAGAATTTGGAGGAGAAGTTAGAAATCTACGACTAGGGCTTTGTGCAGACGGCATAAATCCGTATCGCACTCTAAGCTCTACACATAGCACTTGGCCGGTTCTTCTAACGATATATAACTTGCCTCCTTGGCTATGCATGAAGCGTAAGTACATCATGTTGACATTGTTAATCCCTGGTCCTAAAGAAGCTGGAAATAATATAGATGTTTATCTTCAGCCACTTATTGAGGATTTAAAGTTATTGTGGGATCAAGGTGAGAAGATGTATGATGCATACAGTCAGATATATTTCAATTTTTATGCCATGATCTTCTGCACTATAAGTGACTTTCCCGGCTATGGTAACCTCTCAGGTTACACGATTAAAGGAGCTAAAGCATGTCCGATTTGTGAAGATGCTACGATTGATCTTCGTCTGAAGAACTGCAAAAAAAT CATTATTGGGACACTATTGAATATACCTGGTAAGACGAAGGATGGGATGAAAGCCAGGCTAGACTTGCAAGAGCTGGGTGTACGAGCTGAGTTAGCACCACAACAATCTGGTAAACGTGCGTATCTACCTCCCGTTTGTTACACTTTGTCCAGGAAAGAGAAAATAAGCTTTTGTGAGTGTTTATCAAGTGTCAAAGTTCCATCTGGATATTCCTCAAATCCAAAAAACCTCGTCTCAATGAAAGACTTGAAGCTTCTAGGTTTGAAGTCACATGATTGTCACGTGCTAATGCAACATCTTCTACCGATTGCAATTCGAGGCATATTGCCGAGGCACGTGAGAGTGGTTATCATGAAATTGTGCTTCTTCTTTAATGCTATATGTAGCAAGGTCATCGATCCCTTGACTTTGGATAAATTGCAATCTGATATTATAGTCACACTTTGTGAATTTGAAATGTATTTCCTACATTCATTCTTCGACATTATGGTGTATTTAGTGACTCATCTTGTGAGAGAGATAAAAATTTGTGGTCCTTTGTATGTGCGTCAAATGTATCCTTTCGAGAGGTTTCTGTGCATTTTAAAAGCATATGTGAGAAATCGGCGTCATCCTGAAGCAAGCATAGTTGAAGGGTATTCGGTTGAAGAGACTATTGAATTTTGCACGAACTATCTAGCATCTACCGATCCAATTGGAATTCCGAGATCTCGTCATGAAGGTAGACTTGACGGTCAGGGTACAGTAGGACATAAAATGATTACTCCTGGTGCTGAAATGCTTGATAGAGCCCATCTCTTTGTTCTACAACACATGACAGAAGTTAATCCTTACTTACAAGAGCACATACTGGAGATTCGACGAAAGAATCCCTCTAAGGGTGGCAAGTGGGTTACAAATGAACATAATCGATCTTTTGTGAAATGGTTTAAAGATCGAGTGATGTCTCAATATTCAAAAAGTCCTTCGACAGTTTCCAATACTCTGAAGTGGTTAGCTTATGGCCCAAACATGCCACTGAGTTCTTTCCAAGGATATGATGTAAATGGGTACAGTTTCTACACACAACATCAAGATAATAAGAGCACCGTGCAAAATAGTGGAATATCTGTAGAAGCTTTTTCAACAAAATTTGAAAGAGGCAATTCCATTGCATTACGAGATGTAAAGAAGTCTTATTATGGGGTGATTGAGGAAATCTGGGAGATTGATTACAAAGATTTCAAAGTTGCACTATTTAAATGTAAATGGTTTGATATCCGTCGTGGTGTTCGAGTGGATGAGTCAGGTTTCACTTTGGTTGACTTCAATCGGTTTGGTTATGAGGACGATCCATTTATACTTGCAACACAGGTCAAACAAGTTTTTTATATTCGAGACCCGGCTGATGTGAGGTGGTCAATTGTTCTTCAAGGTAAGCGACGTATTATTGGAGTTGATAATGTCGAAGATGAGGAAAAGTATAATCAACTTGACGAGAACCCCCCTTTCTCAATTGGCCTACAAACCACATCTATAGAAGATAGTACGGATATAAGTTATGCACGCAATGACCATGACGAAGGGGTATGGATTGATCATCAATAA
- the LOC141696531 gene encoding uncharacterized protein LOC141696531, with translation MSSLVWSSVSVGQTTDAVGFAIVSGSIVGSDKGESIGFRLWGFGCCCLNNRRGCCLSIFTKEHFVKRRQHLVGPNNSSLKALEILTGWYILVQYPNIDTVREHFFRRGFMEDYTKWIWHGEGIHTSKNETSSKIYESFEDSMPRNEEDDAENDRVEEMIQDVEEILVHQPEVLENLVDDSKKHLYHGCNVQFTRLSITLKLCKLKVKNGWSDKSFTEMLKLLAEMLPVKNELPTSTYEAKKILCPMGMNVKKIHACPNDCVLFRKEHEHLHTCPKCGASRYKRDGNNSSINDKRPPVKLLRYLPIVERFRRLFANSNDAKLVRWHVEGRKSDGMLRHPADSPQWRTIDDKFPEFGGEVRNLRLGLCADGMNPYRILSSTHSTWPVLLTIYNLPPWLCMKRKYIMLTLLIPGPKEAGNNIDVYLQPLIEDLKLLWDQGEKMYDAYSQIYFNFYAMIFCTISDFPGYGNLSGYTIKGAKACPICEDATIDLRLKNCKKIIIGTLLNIPGKTKDGMKARLDLQELGVRAELAPQQSGKRAYLPPVCYTLSRKEKISFCECLSSVKVPSGYSSNPKNLVSMKDLKLLGLKSHDCHVLMQHLLPIAIRGILPRHVRVVIMKLCFFFNAICSKVIDPLTLDKLQSDIIVTLCEFEMYFLHSFFDIMVYLVTHLVREIKICGPLYVRQMYPFERFLCILKAYVRNRRHPEASIVEGYSVEETIEFCTNYLASTDPIGIPRSRHEGRLDGQGTVGHKMITPGAEMLDRAHLFVLQHMTEVNPYLQEHILEIRRKNPSKGGKWVTNEHNRSFVKWFKDRVMSQYSKSPSTVSNTLKWLAYGPNMPLSSFQGYDVNGYSFYTQHQDNKSTVQNSGISVEAFSTKFERGNSIALRDVKKSYYGVIEEIWEIDYKDFKVALFKCKWFDIRRGVRVDESGFTLVDFNRFGYEDDPFILATQVKQVFYIRDPADVRWSIVLQGKRRIIGVDNVEDEEKYNQLDENPPFSIGLQTTSIEDSTDISYARNDHDEGVWIDHQ, from the exons ATGTCGTCGCTAGTTTGGTCTTCTGTGTCGGTTGGTCAAACGACCGATGCTGTTGGGTTTGCTATTGTGTCG GGTTCGATTGTTGGCTCTGACAAAGGGGAATCAATTGGGTTTCGATTGTGGGGTTTTGGCTGCTGCTGCTTAAATAATCGAAGAGGGTGCTGCTTAAGCATCTTCACAAAG GAGCACTTTGTTAAAAGAAGACAACATCTTGTAGGTCCCAATAATTCATCTCTCAAGGCTTTGGAAATTTTAACTGGCTGGTATATCCTTGTTCAG TATCCTAATATTGACACTGTTCGTGAGCATTTTTTTCGCCGTGGTTTCATGGAAGATTATACTAAGTGGATTTGGCATGGGGAGGGAATACACACTAGCAAGAATGAGACTTCTAGCAAAATTTATGAAAGTTTTGAAGACAGTATGCCTCGTAATGAAGAAGATGATGCTGAAAATGATAGGGTTGAAGAGATGATCCAAGATGTTGAAGAAATCCTAGTGCACCAACCAGAAGTTCTGGAGAACTTGGTTGATGATTCTAAAAAACATCTCTATCATGGGTGCAATGTTCAATTTACTAGGTTATCAATAACCTTGAAGTTGTGTAAACTCAAAGTAAAAAATGGTTGGAGTGACAAGAGTTTCACTGAAATGCTCAAACTTTTAGCAGAAATGCTTCCTGTAAAAAATGAGCTTCCCACTTCCACATACGAGGCGAAGAAGATATTGTGTCCAATGGGTATGAATGTAAAGAAGATACATGCTTGTCCAAATGATTGTGTGCTCTTTCGCAAGGAGCATGAACATTTACACACATGTCCAAAGTGTGGAGCCTCCCGATATAAGCGGGATGGAAATAATTCTTCTATTAATGACAAGAGGCCTCCTGTCAAGTTGTTGCGCTACTTACCCATAGTGGAACGATTCAGACGTCTCTTTGCAAATTCCAATGATGCAAAGCTTGTAAGGTGGCACGTGGAAGGGAGAAAATCAGATGGAATGCTCCGACACCCGGCTGACTCTCCGCAATGGAGAACCATTGATGATAAATTCCCAGAATTTGGAGGAGAAGTTAGAAATCTACGACTAGGGCTTTGTGCAGACGGCATGAATCCGTATCGCATTCTAAGCTCTACACATAGCACTTGGCCGGTTCTTCTAACGATATATAACTTGCCTCCTTGGCTATGCATGAAGCGTAAGTACATCATGTTGACATTGTTAATCCCTGGTCCTAAAGAAGCTGGAAATAATATAGATGTTTATCTTCAGCCACTTATTGAGGATTTAAAGTTATTGTGGGATCAAGGTGAGAAGATGTATGATGCATACAGTCAGATATATTTCAATTTTTATGCCATGATCTTCTGCACTATAAGTGACTTTCCCGGCTATGGTAACCTCTCAGGTTACACGATTAAAGGAGCTAAAGCATGTCCGATTTGTGAAGATGCTACGATTGATCTTCGTCTGAAGAACTGCAAAAAAAT CATTATTGGGACACTATTGAATATACCTGGTAAGACGAAGGATGGGATGAAAGCCAGGCTAGACTTGCAAGAGCTGGGTGTACGAGCTGAGTTAGCACCACAACAATCTGGTAAACGTGCGTATCTACCTCCCGTTTGTTACACTTTGTCCAGGAAAGAGAAAATAAGCTTTTGTGAGTGTTTATCAAGTGTCAAAGTTCCATCTGGATATTCCTCAAATCCAAAAAACCTCGTCTCAATGAAAGACTTGAAGCTTCTAGGTTTGAAGTCACATGATTGTCACGTGCTAATGCAACATCTTCTACCGATTGCAATTCGAGGCATATTGCCGAGGCACGTGAGAGTGGTTATCATGAAATTGTGCTTCTTCTTTAATGCTATATGTAGCAAGGTCATCGATCCCTTGACTTTGGATAAATTGCAATCTGATATTATAGTCACACTTTGTGAATTTGAAATGTATTTCCTACATTCATTCTTCGACATTATGGTGTATTTAGTGACTCATCTTGTGAGAGAGATAAAAATTTGTGGTCCTTTGTATGTGCGTCAAATGTATCCTTTCGAGAGGTTTCTGTGCATTTTAAAAGCATATGTGAGAAATCGGCGTCATCCTGAAGCAAGCATAGTTGAAGGGTATTCGGTTGAAGAGACTATTGAATTTTGCACGAACTATCTAGCATCTACCGATCCAATTGGAATTCCGAGATCTCGTCATGAAGGTAGACTTGACGGTCAGGGTACAGTAGGACATAAAATGATTACTCCCGGTGCTGAAATGCTTGATAGAGCCCATCTCTTTGTTCTACAACACATGACAGAAGTTAATCCTTACTTACAAGAGCACATACTGGAGATTCGACGAAAGAATCCCTCTAAGGGTGGCAAGTGGGTTACAAATGAACATAATCGATCTTTTGTGAAATGGTTTAAAGATCGAGTGATGTCTCAATATTCAAAAAGTCCTTCGACAGTTTCCAATACTCTGAAGTGGTTAGCTTATGGCCCAAACATGCCACTGAGTTCTTTCCAAGGATATGATGTAAATGGGTACAGTTTCTACACACAACATCAAGATAATAAGAGCACCGTGCAAAATAGTGGAATATCTGTAGAAGCTTTTTCAACAAAATTTGAAAGAGGCAATTCCATTGCATTACGAGATGTAAAGAAGTCTTATTATGGGGTGATTGAGGAAATCTGGGAGATTGATTACAAAGATTTCAAAGTTGCACTATTTAAATGTAAATGGTTTGATATCCGTCGTGGTGTTCGAGTGGATGAGTCAGGTTTCACTTTGGTTGACTTCAATCGGTTTGGTTATGAGGACGATCCATTTATACTTGCAACACAGGTCAAACAAGTTTTTTATATTCGAGACCCGGCTGATGTGAGGTGGTCAATTGTTCTTCAAGGTAAGCGACGTATTATTGGAGTTGATAATGTCGAAGATGAGGAAAAGTATAATCAACTTGACGAGAACCCCCCTTTCTCAATTGGCCTACAAACCACATCTATAGAAGATAGTACGGATATAAGTTATGCACGCAATGACCATGACGAAGGGGTATGGATTGATCATCAATAA